A genome region from Columba livia isolate bColLiv1 breed racing homer chromosome 2, bColLiv1.pat.W.v2, whole genome shotgun sequence includes the following:
- the IMPA1 gene encoding inositol monophosphatase 1 produces MADPWQECMDYAVDLARKAGEIVRGALKEKVSVMTKSSPVDLVTETDQKVENFLISLIKEKYPSHSFIGEESVAAGEGSILTDNPTWIIDPIDGTTNFVHRFPFVAVSIGFVVNKKIEFGIVYSCIEDKMYTARKGKGAFCNGQKLQVSGQEDITKSLLVTELGSNRDPETIKIILSNMERLLSIPIHGIRAVGTAAVNMCLVATGGADAYYEMGIHCWDMAGAGIIITEAGGVLLDVSGGPFDLMSRRIIAASSRAIAERIAKALQIIPLKRDDATN; encoded by the exons ATGGCAGATCCTTGGCAAGAATGTATGGATTATGCAGTTGATTTAGCAAGGAAAGCCGGGGAG ATAGTCCGTGGAGCACTCAAAGAAAAAGTATCTGTTATGACTAAAAGTTCACCAGTAGATCTGGTGACAGAAACTGATCAAAAAGTAGAAaactttctcatttctttgataaaagaaaaatatccttctCACAG CTTCATCGGAGAAGAATCTGTTGCAGCTGGAGAGGGCAGCATTTTGACAGATAACCCCACATGGATTATAGACCCTATTGATGGAACTACGAACTTCGTACACAG gtTTCCATTTGTGGCAGTTTCAATTGGCTTTGTTGTAAACaaaaag aTAGAGTTTGGAATTGTGTATAGTTGTATAGAAGACAAGATGTATAcagccagaaaaggaaaaggtgcaTTTTGCAATGGTCAAAAACTTCAAGTATCAGGCCAAGAAG ataTTACAAAATCCCTTTTAGTAACAGAACTGGGATCAAATCGTGATCCAGAGACTATAAAGATAATTCTTTCTAACATGGAAAGACTTCTCAGTATTCCTATTCATGG GATTAGAGCCGTGGGTACTGCAGCTGTGAACATGTGCCTTGTGGCAACGGGTGGAGCTGATGCCTATTATGAAATGGGGATTCACTGCTGGGATATGGCAGGGGCCGGAATCATTATTACTGAAGCAGGGGGAGTGCTGCTAGATGTATCAG GTGGACCGTTTGATTTGATGTCTCGAAGAATAATTGCAGCAAGTAGTCGAGCTATAGCAGAGAGAATAGCCAAAGCACTTCAAATAATTCCTCTGAAAAGGGATGATGCAACCAACTGA
- the ZFAND1 gene encoding AN1-type zinc finger protein 1 isoform X2, protein MAELELGQHCGVPECRQLDFLPFVCDGCSGVFCLQHRSRDAHGCSEVNIRNSSVKTDQHRSYPCSYKGCNGKELLPVLCPCCEKHFCLRHRHQSDHECEKLETPQPRMVATQQLVKHIIERIYFQVYLPKGNKEKSKPMFFCSKWSIGKVVDSAASLASLKNNNNKSTAQKLRLCHTASGQALPFEHTLETWLSDKEYPLYNGGNIILEYLDNDALFIEDTGSYFS, encoded by the exons ATGGcggagctggagctggggcagcaCTGCGGGGTGCCGGAGTGCCGGCAGCTCG ATTTTCTCCCCTTTGTATGTGATGGCTGTTCAGGTGTCTTTTG CCTTCAGCACAGGAGCCGGGATGCTCATGGGTGTTCTGAG GTGAATATAAGAAACAGTTCTGTGAAAACAGATCAGCACAGATCTTACCCATGCTCATACAAGGGCTGCAATGGAAAAGAACTTTTGCCAGTTTTATGTCCCTGCTGTGAGAAACATTTTTGCCTAAG ACACCGCCATCAATCAGACCATGAATGTGAGAAACTGGAGACGCCACAACCTCGGATGGTTGCCACCCAGCAGCTAGTTAAACATATTATAG AAAGAATTTACTTTCAAGTATATTTACCAAAAGgcaacaaagagaaaagcaagccCATGTTCTTTTGCAGTAAGTGGAGTATTGGCAAAGTAGTAGATTCTGCAGCTTCCTTAGCAAGccttaaaaataacaacaacaaatcaaCAGCCCAG AAATTGAGACTATGCCATACTGCCTCCGGACAAGCCTTGCCATTTGAGCACACATTGGAAACATGGCTATCTGATAAAGAATATCCATTGTACAATGGTGGAAATATAATTTTGGAGTATCTTGATAATGATGCTCTATTTATAGAAGATACAGGGTCATACTTTAGTTAA
- the ZFAND1 gene encoding AN1-type zinc finger protein 1 isoform X1 yields MAELELGQHCGVPECRQLDFLPFVCDGCSGVFCLQHRSRDAHGCSEVNIRNSSVKTDQHRSYPCSYKGCNGKELLPVLCPCCEKHFCLRHRHQSDHECEKLETPQPRMVATQQLVKHIIDSKKSEEAKSKKLKGAKNSETAAKVALMKLKMHACGDKSLPQTERIYFQVYLPKGNKEKSKPMFFCSKWSIGKVVDSAASLASLKNNNNKSTAQKLRLCHTASGQALPFEHTLETWLSDKEYPLYNGGNIILEYLDNDALFIEDTGSYFS; encoded by the exons ATGGcggagctggagctggggcagcaCTGCGGGGTGCCGGAGTGCCGGCAGCTCG ATTTTCTCCCCTTTGTATGTGATGGCTGTTCAGGTGTCTTTTG CCTTCAGCACAGGAGCCGGGATGCTCATGGGTGTTCTGAG GTGAATATAAGAAACAGTTCTGTGAAAACAGATCAGCACAGATCTTACCCATGCTCATACAAGGGCTGCAATGGAAAAGAACTTTTGCCAGTTTTATGTCCCTGCTGTGAGAAACATTTTTGCCTAAG ACACCGCCATCAATCAGACCATGAATGTGAGAAACTGGAGACGCCACAACCTCGGATGGTTGCCACCCAGCAGCTAGTTAAACATATTATAG ATTCtaaaaaaagtgaagaagcaaaaagcaaaaaacttaAAGGAGCAAAAAACAGTGAGACAGCAGCAAAAGTGGCattaatgaaactgaaaatgcatGCATGTGGGGACAAGTCCTTGCCTCAG ACAGAAAGAATTTACTTTCAAGTATATTTACCAAAAGgcaacaaagagaaaagcaagccCATGTTCTTTTGCAGTAAGTGGAGTATTGGCAAAGTAGTAGATTCTGCAGCTTCCTTAGCAAGccttaaaaataacaacaacaaatcaaCAGCCCAG AAATTGAGACTATGCCATACTGCCTCCGGACAAGCCTTGCCATTTGAGCACACATTGGAAACATGGCTATCTGATAAAGAATATCCATTGTACAATGGTGGAAATATAATTTTGGAGTATCTTGATAATGATGCTCTATTTATAGAAGATACAGGGTCATACTTTAGTTAA